The DNA segment GAGAATGGCGCGAACGTCATCGGCCTGATCGACGGACTTTTCGAAAATGTCGCGCCCGTCTGGCACAAGGAAATCCTCTTTGCCCTGTCGAAAGGCGTCCGCGTCTATGGCGCCGCCAGCATGGGCGCGCTGCGCGCCGCCGAATGCGCCGCTTTCGGCATGATCGGCATCGGCCGCATCTTCGAGGCATATGCCTCCGGTGCGCTGGCGGACGATTCGGCGGTAGCGCAAATCCATGCGCCGCAGGAACTTGGCCATCTGCCCCTCAGCGAACCGCTCGTCAACGTGCAGGCAACCTTGCAGGCGCTGGCGGAGACCGGCGCGATCAGCGAGATGGAGCGAGACGTCCTGCGAACATGCGCGGAATCGATCTTCTTCAAATCGCTGACCTATCGCTCCCTCGCGGAAACGGCCGACCTGCCGGACCCCTCGCGGCGCAGCGAAATCGCTCGCCTGCTGCGCGCCAATGCGGTCAACCAGAAGCGAGCGGATGCCCTGGACCTGCTCCGCATCCTTGCCGATTGCCCGGACGAACGGCAACAACCACCGCACGACTGGACGTTCCAGGCCAATAGTTTGTGGCGGTTCGCCTTCCACCGCCTTGAAATTGCGCCGTAAAAAGCAGCTCGCAATCCCCGCTCGTGTCACGCTGTATGTCACGCGCCAAGGTGTCCGACTTGAGTTAATGTCTGCTCATGTTCCTGGCGATGAGTATCTAGTTCGCCAGGAACGGGGGCAAAGGGGCATGACATGACAGCAATACTTCCTATCGAAATGGCACATCACGATTCGGATTCACTGAAAGAATTGGCGTCGATCGCACGGTTGATCACCTATGCGCGTCAAAGCGCCAAGAGCATGAACGCCGAATTCCCGGTCTGGTGCCTCGATCTCGCGCTCGGAGCCGTCTTGCAGGAAATGTACGCAAATGGCCTGCAGATGCCGCTCTTCGA comes from the Rhizobium sp. NXC24 genome and includes:
- a CDS encoding TfuA-like protein encodes the protein MKILFVGPTLPDAAEIADPGIALRPPAKQGDIVEALENGANVIGLIDGLFENVAPVWHKEILFALSKGVRVYGAASMGALRAAECAAFGMIGIGRIFEAYASGALADDSAVAQIHAPQELGHLPLSEPLVNVQATLQALAETGAISEMERDVLRTCAESIFFKSLTYRSLAETADLPDPSRRSEIARLLRANAVNQKRADALDLLRILADCPDERQQPPHDWTFQANSLWRFAFHRLEIAP